A genomic segment from Polyangium mundeleinium encodes:
- a CDS encoding VOC family protein produces the protein MPIVAIDHVQLAMPAGREDEARVFYGKLLGLAEVPKPADMAKRGGAWFEAGAVKIHLGVEAEFHPARKAHPGLRVEGLAALVEGLRAAGVTVADGQPLDGIARVFVEDPFGNRIELLEHTPG, from the coding sequence ATGCCCATCGTAGCCATCGATCACGTGCAGCTCGCCATGCCCGCGGGGCGCGAGGACGAGGCGCGCGTGTTTTACGGAAAGCTCCTCGGGCTCGCGGAGGTGCCGAAGCCGGCCGACATGGCCAAGCGCGGCGGCGCGTGGTTCGAGGCGGGCGCCGTGAAGATCCACCTCGGGGTGGAGGCCGAGTTTCACCCGGCGCGAAAGGCGCATCCAGGCCTGCGCGTGGAGGGGCTCGCCGCGCTCGTCGAGGGCTTGCGGGCCGCGGGCGTGACGGTGGCCGACGGGCAGCCGCTCGACGGCATCGCGCGGGTCTTCGTGGAGGATCCGTTCGGCAATCGCATCGAGCTTCTGGAGCACACGCCGGGCTGA
- a CDS encoding phytanoyl-CoA dioxygenase family protein — protein MTTTTFEAPEAPAKPTSAAALPPMNRCIDMPRFELGERLTPEQIEFLDTFGFIRFKSFLPRAEVAKLVEEVEAIDARLVAEGRTVINGVPLILGKRKDGRGFVQRMCFSSTFGERLHAFLQDPRFKAILEIAGPGYRIGERERDGLVINHYRREEGSSYKRLGWHTDSLRDLFYFEMPRRYLNVGFYLDDSPIEKGGVRLIPFSHQQGLWPMLTRKAHFMDTDADPAEYALVAEAGDLTIHDGRIWHRVAEASATGDASQRRVMYVPLMEGPEKLKDENSPTPVYFRLRRFARF, from the coding sequence ATGACCACGACGACCTTCGAAGCTCCCGAGGCACCGGCGAAACCGACGAGCGCGGCCGCGCTGCCGCCGATGAACCGCTGCATCGACATGCCGCGCTTCGAGCTCGGCGAGCGGCTGACGCCGGAGCAGATCGAGTTCCTCGACACGTTCGGGTTCATCCGCTTCAAGAGCTTCCTGCCGCGCGCCGAGGTCGCCAAGCTCGTCGAGGAGGTCGAGGCCATCGACGCGCGCCTCGTCGCCGAGGGGCGGACGGTCATCAACGGCGTGCCGCTCATCCTCGGCAAGCGAAAGGACGGCCGCGGCTTCGTGCAGCGCATGTGCTTCTCGTCGACCTTCGGCGAGCGGCTCCACGCGTTCCTGCAGGATCCTCGCTTCAAGGCGATCCTGGAGATCGCGGGGCCCGGGTATCGGATCGGCGAGCGGGAGCGGGACGGGCTCGTCATCAACCATTACCGCCGCGAGGAGGGGTCGAGCTACAAGCGGCTCGGCTGGCATACGGACAGCCTGCGGGATCTCTTCTATTTCGAGATGCCGCGGCGGTACCTGAACGTCGGGTTTTACCTGGACGACTCGCCCATCGAGAAGGGCGGGGTGCGGCTGATTCCGTTCTCGCACCAGCAGGGGCTCTGGCCGATGCTGACGCGGAAGGCGCATTTCATGGATACGGACGCGGATCCGGCCGAGTATGCGCTCGTGGCCGAGGCGGGGGATCTGACGATCCACGACGGCCGCATCTGGCATCGGGTCGCGGAGGCGAGCGCGACGGGCGACGCGAGCCAGCGGCGCGTGATGTACGTGCCCCTGATGGAGGGGCCGGAGAAGCTGAAGGACGAGAACAGCCCGACGCCGGTGTACTTCCGGCTCCGGCGATTCGCGCGGTTCTGA
- a CDS encoding c-type cytochrome: protein MPRALVLVSLVLLLLGCRKDERAEAPSAAPSASSSSTTLAHSAPSPEPPLGDPAKGKSLVAKFQCNRCHEGTGLDKPALDQDCVRCHQEIHAGTYQASATSLAKWQKSIVHFRETPSLANIGGRLRRGFLETFLLEPHDVRPHLDTTMPRLAITPEEARDVAAWLTSSATPAPAVALEGASVEKGSALFEAKGCRQCHEYSGAPRAALPAGVADLEGKGERMARALAPDLRYVRERMAPGELVRWLDDPKAQKPDTLMPKTPLTPDEQRDLSAFLLRADLAPKMAKIIPPRLPVLDRKVTYEEVSRRVFRNTCWHCHAEPDYAIGDGGPGNTGGFGYRPRGLNLAEYEGIQAGYVDDKGERRSIFSPMPDGTPRLVYAMLARYREEAGQTDPVVRGMPLALPPVTPEDIQLVETWIAQGRPQ from the coding sequence GTGCCCCGCGCGCTCGTCCTTGTCAGTCTAGTCCTCCTCCTTCTCGGCTGTCGCAAGGACGAGCGCGCGGAGGCACCTTCTGCCGCTCCTTCCGCGAGTTCGAGCTCCACCACCCTCGCGCATTCCGCCCCGAGCCCCGAGCCGCCGCTCGGCGACCCCGCAAAAGGGAAAAGCCTCGTCGCCAAGTTCCAGTGCAACCGTTGCCACGAGGGCACCGGCCTCGATAAACCCGCGCTCGACCAGGATTGCGTCCGCTGCCACCAGGAGATTCACGCCGGCACGTACCAGGCCTCGGCCACGTCGCTCGCGAAGTGGCAAAAGAGCATCGTCCATTTCCGCGAGACCCCGTCGCTCGCCAATATCGGCGGCCGGTTGCGCCGCGGCTTCCTCGAAACATTCCTCCTCGAACCACACGACGTGCGCCCGCACCTCGACACGACGATGCCGCGCCTCGCGATCACCCCGGAGGAGGCGCGTGACGTCGCCGCGTGGCTCACGTCCTCGGCGACGCCGGCCCCGGCGGTCGCGCTCGAAGGTGCCAGCGTCGAGAAGGGCAGCGCGCTCTTCGAGGCGAAGGGCTGCCGCCAGTGCCACGAATACTCTGGCGCGCCGCGCGCGGCGCTCCCGGCCGGCGTGGCCGATCTCGAAGGCAAAGGCGAGCGCATGGCCCGCGCGCTCGCGCCGGATCTGCGGTACGTCCGGGAGCGCATGGCCCCGGGCGAGCTCGTCCGCTGGCTCGACGATCCGAAGGCGCAGAAGCCCGACACGCTCATGCCGAAGACGCCGCTCACGCCCGACGAGCAGCGAGACCTTTCCGCTTTCCTTTTGCGCGCCGATCTCGCGCCCAAGATGGCCAAGATCATTCCGCCGCGCCTGCCGGTGCTCGACCGCAAGGTGACGTACGAGGAGGTCAGCCGCCGCGTCTTCCGCAACACGTGCTGGCATTGCCATGCCGAACCGGATTATGCGATCGGCGACGGCGGGCCTGGCAACACGGGTGGCTTCGGCTATCGGCCCCGCGGGCTGAACCTCGCCGAGTACGAGGGCATCCAGGCGGGGTACGTCGACGACAAGGGCGAACGCCGCAGCATCTTCTCGCCGATGCCCGACGGCACGCCGCGCCTCGTGTACGCCATGCTCGCCCGGTACCGCGAAGAGGCGGGACAAACCGATCCGGTCGTCCGCGGAATGCCGCTCGCGCTTCCGCCCGTCACGCCCGAGGACATCCAGCTCGTCGAGACCTGGATCGCGCAGGGCCGGCCGCAATAA
- a CDS encoding efflux RND transporter permease subunit: MLSRIITWSLGHRTLVLLATLVVAILGALSFRRLPIDAFPDTTPVQVQINTVAPALSPLEIERQITAPIEQAIAGLPGLDEVRSISRFGLSQVTVVFEDGTDIYLARQVAMERLQSVSLPPQIERPTLGPVATGLGEVFHYIVSGEDKSLSELRTAHDWIVKPQLRSVRGVAEVNAWGGDERQIHVVVDPKNLQRRGLTLADLAEAIEHNNTNVGGGSLDRAGEATLVQGIALATRPSDIEDMVITAHEGVPVRVRDVAKVVEGREIRRGAVTADGKGEVVLGLGFMLMGENSHDVTSRLKVRLDEIKKSLPPGIEVATVYDRTELVDHVLRTVRTNLLEGAILVIAVLFVFLGNLRAGLVVASAIPLSMLFASNLMLRFGIAGSLMSLGAIDFGLVVDSSVIMVENATRRLAEDKGARPVIEVVREAALEVRKPTMFGELIIMIVYLPILFLEGVEGKLFRPMALTVIFALAGSMLLSLTLMPVLASFLLPRRIVERENVVVRALLRVYRPALQFALRRRRFVMAAAVAMLGGAMALSTRLGSEFVPRLNEGAIVVNTIRLAGVSVEESTRYGLQIEKTLREKFPDEIERVWTRTGTAEVATDPMGIELSDVFVTLTPRDRWKRGATQDELVRAMQGELESLPGMRMVFTQPIEMRVNEMIAGVRSDVGVKLFGEDFEILKEKARAIEAVLKAIPGAADVVTEQVTGQPLLQVEVDRAAIARHGIPAHEVLDVVASLGTREVGQMQEGEKRFPITLRLDDRYRTDVEAVGRILITAANGTQIPLSSVTHLRLVEGPSSIQREWAKRRIVVQANVRGRDVGSFVQEASTRIDEKVVLPSGYYVRYGGQFEHLERAQGRLLVVVPAALALIFVLLHFTYGRLLDAARVFTGVPFAAIGGIVALWLRGLPFSISAGVGFVALSGVSVLADMVLVSTVRQLLATGMPVREAVEQAAERRLRPVLMTALVASLGFLPMALNTGVGAEVQRPLATVVIGGVLSSTLLTLLVLPALYVSFGGGKPMTPKASDPV; the protein is encoded by the coding sequence ATGCTGAGTCGCATCATCACGTGGTCGCTCGGCCACCGCACCCTCGTCCTTCTCGCGACGCTCGTGGTCGCGATCCTGGGGGCGCTCTCTTTTCGACGCCTGCCGATCGACGCCTTCCCCGACACGACGCCGGTGCAGGTGCAGATCAACACCGTGGCGCCCGCGCTCTCGCCGCTGGAGATCGAGCGGCAGATCACGGCGCCGATCGAGCAAGCCATTGCGGGGCTCCCGGGGCTCGACGAGGTGCGCTCGATCTCGCGATTTGGTCTGTCGCAGGTGACGGTCGTGTTCGAGGACGGGACGGACATTTACCTCGCGCGGCAGGTCGCCATGGAGCGGCTGCAAAGCGTCTCGCTTCCGCCGCAGATCGAGCGGCCGACCCTCGGGCCCGTCGCGACGGGGCTCGGCGAGGTCTTCCATTACATCGTGTCCGGCGAGGACAAGAGCCTGAGCGAGCTGCGCACCGCGCACGACTGGATCGTCAAGCCGCAGCTCCGCTCGGTCCGCGGCGTCGCCGAGGTGAACGCCTGGGGCGGCGACGAGCGGCAGATCCACGTGGTCGTCGACCCCAAGAATCTCCAGCGCCGTGGCCTCACGCTCGCGGATCTCGCCGAGGCGATCGAGCACAACAACACGAATGTCGGCGGCGGCAGCCTCGATCGCGCCGGCGAAGCGACGCTCGTCCAGGGGATCGCCCTTGCGACGCGCCCGAGCGACATCGAGGACATGGTGATCACGGCGCACGAGGGCGTGCCGGTCCGGGTCCGCGACGTGGCGAAGGTCGTCGAGGGGCGCGAGATCCGGCGCGGCGCGGTGACGGCGGATGGGAAAGGCGAAGTGGTCCTCGGTCTCGGCTTCATGCTGATGGGCGAGAACAGCCATGACGTGACGAGCCGGCTCAAGGTGCGGCTCGACGAGATCAAGAAGAGCCTCCCGCCCGGGATCGAGGTCGCCACGGTCTACGACCGCACGGAGCTCGTGGACCACGTACTACGGACGGTTCGAACGAACCTCCTCGAAGGCGCGATCCTCGTCATCGCGGTCCTCTTCGTCTTCCTCGGCAACCTGCGCGCGGGGCTCGTGGTCGCTTCGGCCATTCCGCTCTCGATGCTCTTCGCGTCGAACCTCATGCTGCGGTTCGGGATCGCGGGGAGCCTCATGAGCCTCGGCGCGATCGACTTCGGCCTCGTCGTCGACAGCTCCGTGATCATGGTCGAGAACGCGACGCGGCGGCTCGCGGAGGACAAGGGCGCGCGGCCTGTGATCGAAGTCGTGCGGGAAGCGGCGCTCGAAGTGCGCAAACCGACGATGTTCGGCGAGCTCATCATCATGATCGTTTATCTGCCGATTCTTTTCCTCGAAGGGGTCGAGGGAAAGCTCTTCCGGCCGATGGCGCTGACGGTGATCTTCGCGCTCGCGGGTTCGATGTTGCTCTCGCTCACGTTGATGCCGGTGCTGGCGAGCTTCCTCCTGCCGCGCCGGATCGTGGAGCGGGAGAACGTGGTGGTGCGGGCACTTTTGCGCGTGTATCGACCGGCGCTCCAGTTCGCCCTGCGCCGGCGACGGTTCGTGATGGCCGCGGCCGTGGCGATGCTGGGCGGGGCCATGGCCCTCTCCACGCGGCTCGGCTCGGAGTTCGTCCCGCGGCTGAATGAAGGCGCCATCGTGGTCAATACGATCCGCCTCGCGGGTGTCTCCGTGGAAGAGTCGACGCGGTATGGCCTCCAGATCGAGAAGACGCTGCGGGAGAAGTTTCCGGACGAGATCGAGCGCGTCTGGACGCGCACGGGCACGGCGGAGGTGGCCACGGATCCGATGGGGATCGAGCTCTCGGACGTGTTCGTCACGCTCACGCCGCGGGATCGATGGAAGCGCGGGGCGACGCAGGACGAGCTCGTGCGTGCCATGCAGGGCGAGCTCGAAAGCTTGCCCGGGATGCGAATGGTGTTCACCCAGCCCATCGAGATGCGGGTGAACGAGATGATCGCCGGGGTTCGATCGGACGTCGGGGTGAAGCTCTTCGGGGAAGACTTCGAGATCCTGAAGGAGAAGGCGCGTGCGATCGAGGCGGTCCTGAAGGCGATTCCGGGCGCCGCCGACGTGGTGACGGAGCAAGTGACGGGACAACCGCTGCTCCAGGTCGAGGTGGATCGCGCGGCGATTGCGCGGCACGGGATTCCGGCGCACGAGGTGCTGGATGTCGTCGCGTCGCTCGGGACGCGTGAGGTCGGCCAGATGCAGGAGGGGGAAAAACGCTTCCCGATCACGCTGCGGCTCGACGATCGATATCGGACCGACGTCGAAGCTGTCGGGCGCATCCTGATCACGGCCGCGAATGGCACGCAGATCCCCCTTTCGAGCGTGACCCACCTGCGCCTCGTCGAGGGGCCTTCCTCCATCCAACGGGAGTGGGCCAAACGGCGGATCGTCGTGCAAGCCAACGTGCGAGGCCGGGACGTGGGTTCGTTCGTGCAGGAGGCGAGCACTCGCATCGACGAGAAGGTCGTGTTGCCGTCCGGTTATTACGTGCGTTATGGCGGCCAGTTCGAGCACCTCGAGCGCGCCCAGGGGCGGCTCCTCGTCGTCGTGCCCGCGGCGCTCGCGCTGATCTTCGTGCTGCTTCATTTCACCTACGGGCGCCTCCTCGACGCGGCGCGGGTGTTCACGGGCGTTCCGTTTGCCGCCATTGGCGGGATCGTCGCGTTGTGGCTGCGCGGGCTTCCGTTCAGCATCTCGGCGGGCGTGGGCTTCGTCGCCCTGTCCGGGGTCTCGGTCCTCGCGGACATGGTGCTCGTGTCGACCGTGCGGCAGCTCCTCGCGACCGGCATGCCCGTACGCGAGGCCGTCGAGCAGGCCGCGGAGCGGAGGCTTCGTCCGGTCCTGATGACGGCCCTCGTCGCGAGCCTCGGGTTCTTGCCGATGGCGCTCAACACCGGGGTGGGCGCGGAGGTGCAACGTCCGCTGGCGACAGTCGTCATCGGCGGGGTCCTCTCCTCGACGCTCCTCACCCTCCTGGTCTTGCCGGCGCTTTACGTGAGCTTCGGCGGCGGCAAACCCATGACCCCAAAGGCTTCGGATCCGGTATGA
- a CDS encoding cytochrome C: MQWRHFITLGFVGLLLSCASEEMGTGDPGEAPAPLDPRVVIGLRFAPVPLNLENADRALVGLGSYFVNAASGCVDCHSCPTYRPGESPFTGGRGRLDAAHYLAGGVPFGQNLKAPSLAPDAKGLPGGLTREQFMSVMRTGKDPENPERILKIMPWALYRIMADEDLLAMYEYLRAIPPAQPGACTGPGQ; encoded by the coding sequence ATGCAATGGCGGCATTTCATCACGCTCGGATTCGTGGGGCTCCTCCTCTCCTGCGCCTCCGAGGAGATGGGAACCGGAGACCCCGGAGAGGCGCCTGCGCCGCTCGACCCGCGGGTCGTGATCGGGCTGCGATTCGCCCCCGTGCCGCTGAACCTGGAGAACGCGGATCGGGCCCTCGTCGGGCTCGGAAGTTATTTCGTCAACGCCGCGTCCGGGTGCGTCGATTGTCATAGCTGCCCGACGTATCGACCCGGCGAGTCCCCGTTCACCGGCGGACGCGGACGCCTCGACGCCGCGCATTACCTCGCGGGTGGCGTGCCCTTCGGGCAGAACCTCAAGGCGCCGAGCCTCGCGCCCGACGCGAAGGGCTTGCCCGGCGGGCTCACGCGCGAGCAATTCATGTCGGTCATGCGCACGGGGAAGGATCCCGAGAACCCGGAGCGAATCCTCAAGATCATGCCCTGGGCCCTTTACAGGATCATGGCCGACGAGGACCTCCTCGCCATGTACGAATACCTGCGCGCCATCCCGCCCGCGCAGCCGGGCGCGTGCACCGGCCCGGGGCAATGA
- a CDS encoding tetratricopeptide repeat protein, with product MLTIKGLAVRFALGLAALAAIPAVSNDAAACGDVFIPEIDHRIQGLANAEKTMRDGKIVASAQSVVRMFPEIRSINPGRDGMLQRAQRTLAVALVRADGGIDLDPTWRGKSPEQRAKNVAWAVAALERLREQRKNDPSVDTDLGEALAKVEGRKDEARSLLQGLADRDLMATPQGYAALGRLQQEAGNTTARDAAVQRCNTMAKDSSVCQVPTSQGGQS from the coding sequence ATGCTCACCATCAAGGGTCTCGCCGTTCGTTTCGCCCTCGGTCTCGCTGCCCTCGCCGCCATTCCGGCCGTGTCGAACGACGCGGCGGCCTGCGGCGACGTCTTCATCCCCGAGATCGACCACCGCATCCAGGGCCTCGCGAACGCCGAGAAGACCATGCGTGACGGCAAGATCGTGGCCTCGGCCCAGTCGGTCGTGCGCATGTTCCCCGAGATCCGCAGCATCAACCCGGGCCGGGACGGCATGCTCCAGCGCGCCCAGCGCACGCTCGCCGTCGCCCTCGTCCGCGCCGACGGCGGCATCGACCTCGACCCGACGTGGCGGGGCAAGTCGCCCGAGCAGCGCGCCAAGAACGTCGCCTGGGCCGTCGCGGCCCTCGAGCGGCTCCGCGAGCAGCGCAAGAACGATCCTTCCGTCGACACGGATCTCGGCGAGGCGCTCGCCAAGGTCGAGGGCCGCAAGGACGAGGCGCGCAGCTTGCTCCAGGGCCTCGCCGACCGTGACCTCATGGCCACGCCGCAGGGCTACGCCGCCCTCGGCCGCCTCCAGCAGGAGGCCGGCAACACGACGGCCCGTGACGCCGCCGTCCAGCGCTGCAACACGATGGCCAAGGACAGCTCCGTCTGCCAGGTGCCCACGAGCCAGGGGGGCCAAAGCTAG
- a CDS encoding efflux RND transporter periplasmic adaptor subunit, whose protein sequence is MRPLLVALLALLLGLAGCGRDPKASPAGPASSTQPASAKADGEGKLCAHGVLDVVCPKCHPKLAAVFQAKGDWCAEHGFPASFCPVCHPTRGGRPAADVSGKSGGKSAPEAEAPADGTKVRFKTKETARLAGIQTVKAEERKNAGGILVTARVVYDATRLAHINARAPGVVRAMKVDIGSQVKKRDALAVLDSAEVGADRSKLQAARARVGIAQKNHERLAALQKSGFSSEKDVLAAEQELETAKAEQAALATALSIIGAGAGAGGSYTLTSPIDGVVTQRSATVGKLVGLEEMLFEVVDTSAMWAELDVPEAELAAVAVGQSVTLDVDGLVGRTFRGKITYLSPQIDLATRTVRARVPLENVDGVLRGNMFGRARVDVGAARASVMVPDAAVQRAKDVHLVFIRLAEDEYEARRVEMGLREGNLVEIRKGIRPGEDVATTGSFLLKTETLKESIGAGCCDAD, encoded by the coding sequence GTGCGTCCCCTCCTCGTGGCCCTCCTGGCGCTCCTCCTGGGGCTCGCCGGGTGCGGCCGAGATCCGAAGGCGTCGCCCGCGGGTCCCGCGAGCTCCACGCAGCCGGCGTCCGCGAAGGCGGACGGCGAAGGGAAGCTCTGCGCGCACGGCGTGCTCGACGTGGTGTGTCCCAAGTGCCACCCGAAGCTCGCGGCCGTGTTCCAGGCGAAGGGCGATTGGTGCGCCGAGCATGGCTTTCCGGCGTCGTTTTGCCCGGTCTGCCACCCAACGCGCGGCGGACGCCCCGCCGCCGACGTGAGCGGCAAGAGCGGAGGCAAGAGCGCCCCCGAGGCGGAAGCGCCCGCCGATGGGACCAAGGTCCGCTTCAAGACGAAGGAGACCGCGCGGCTCGCCGGCATCCAGACGGTGAAGGCCGAAGAGCGGAAAAACGCGGGCGGCATCCTCGTCACGGCCCGGGTCGTGTACGACGCCACGCGCCTCGCACACATCAATGCGCGGGCGCCCGGCGTCGTGCGGGCCATGAAGGTCGACATCGGCTCGCAGGTCAAAAAGAGGGATGCGCTCGCCGTCCTCGACAGCGCGGAGGTCGGGGCGGACCGCTCCAAGCTCCAGGCCGCGCGGGCGCGCGTCGGCATTGCGCAGAAGAACCACGAGCGGCTCGCGGCGCTCCAGAAGTCGGGCTTTAGCTCCGAAAAGGACGTGCTCGCGGCAGAGCAGGAGCTCGAAACCGCCAAGGCAGAGCAAGCGGCGCTCGCCACGGCGCTCTCCATCATCGGGGCGGGCGCCGGGGCAGGGGGTTCGTACACGCTCACTTCGCCCATCGACGGCGTCGTGACGCAGCGAAGCGCCACCGTGGGCAAGCTCGTCGGGCTCGAAGAGATGCTCTTCGAGGTCGTGGACACGTCCGCGATGTGGGCGGAGCTCGACGTCCCGGAGGCCGAGCTCGCGGCGGTCGCCGTGGGGCAATCCGTGACGCTCGACGTCGACGGGCTCGTGGGGCGCACCTTCCGCGGGAAGATCACGTATCTGAGCCCGCAGATCGACCTCGCGACGCGCACGGTCCGGGCGCGTGTTCCGCTGGAAAACGTGGATGGGGTGTTGCGAGGCAATATGTTCGGGCGGGCGCGTGTCGACGTCGGCGCGGCGCGCGCGAGCGTCATGGTCCCGGACGCGGCCGTGCAGCGCGCGAAGGACGTGCACCTCGTCTTCATTCGGCTCGCGGAGGACGAATACGAGGCGCGGCGCGTCGAGATGGGCCTTCGCGAGGGCAACCTCGTCGAGATCCGCAAAGGCATACGCCCCGGCGAGGACGTCGCGACGACGGGCAGCTTCCTGCTGAAGACCGAGACGTTGAAGGAGAGCATCGGCGCCGGCTGCTGCGACGCCGACTGA
- a CDS encoding tetratricopeptide repeat protein, translated as MQPLSPDALREALFNAVDEGDLDRLSSLCEAHEQAICDAFPGWRTVPEPFREGPSLRWYIQGMTSVAQHMAAMRGRPELFAALTTVPEGTQALLRRLEQALADIDALAAEGRYAEAEVQARAALAETEGSKSGHQAMLVGRLGECLFHTGRVAEARAPFEQTLTLCEESGDDQGALAALFSLFEVHRYLGETAEAAGRAERIASVLDRLGDADEARAFRRRAERVRAGEPRCRVVALVDGKPAEIDELGGLQGSVQFIYERDRPELRASSIATEEGERLGAAGEFVRALEAFRRGAVADRHAPSPVYQAGVTCLFMGRAAEAAGLFRKTEELAPGWFRCRAYRFLAERIAAGAVEPAVFALVSDFDRPDLDPAEKVRRAREALTKADLGLLHVGLGDALAAQRKPIEARAAYRRGLDVAEEPDVRTQLLVKLGNLVDDPAERIRLYQEAVVLDGNLLFAAVARLSLASLPSA; from the coding sequence ATGCAGCCGCTCTCCCCCGACGCCCTCCGCGAGGCCCTCTTCAACGCCGTCGACGAAGGCGACCTCGACCGCCTCTCCTCCCTCTGCGAGGCGCACGAGCAAGCCATCTGCGACGCCTTCCCCGGCTGGCGCACCGTCCCCGAGCCGTTTCGCGAAGGCCCGTCGCTGCGCTGGTACATCCAGGGCATGACCTCCGTCGCGCAGCACATGGCCGCGATGCGAGGGCGGCCCGAGCTCTTCGCGGCCCTCACCACCGTCCCCGAGGGCACCCAGGCCCTCCTCCGGCGCCTCGAACAGGCCCTCGCCGACATCGACGCCCTCGCCGCGGAGGGCCGGTATGCCGAGGCCGAGGTCCAGGCCCGCGCCGCGCTCGCCGAGACCGAGGGCTCCAAGAGCGGCCATCAGGCCATGCTCGTCGGCCGCCTCGGCGAGTGCCTCTTCCACACCGGCCGCGTCGCCGAGGCCCGCGCGCCCTTCGAGCAGACCCTCACCCTTTGCGAAGAGTCGGGCGACGACCAGGGCGCCCTCGCCGCCCTCTTCTCCCTCTTCGAGGTGCACCGGTACCTCGGCGAGACGGCCGAGGCCGCGGGGAGGGCCGAGCGAATCGCCTCCGTCCTCGACCGACTCGGCGACGCCGACGAGGCCCGCGCCTTCCGCCGCCGCGCCGAGCGTGTCCGGGCCGGCGAGCCCCGCTGCCGCGTCGTCGCCCTCGTCGACGGCAAGCCCGCCGAGATTGACGAGCTCGGCGGCCTCCAAGGCTCCGTCCAGTTCATCTACGAGCGCGATCGGCCCGAGCTTCGCGCCTCGTCCATCGCCACCGAGGAAGGGGAGCGCCTCGGCGCGGCCGGCGAGTTCGTCCGCGCGCTCGAAGCCTTCCGCCGCGGCGCCGTCGCCGATCGGCACGCCCCGTCGCCCGTCTACCAGGCCGGCGTGACGTGCCTCTTCATGGGCCGCGCCGCCGAGGCCGCGGGGCTCTTCCGCAAAACGGAAGAGCTCGCCCCCGGCTGGTTCCGCTGCCGGGCCTACCGCTTCCTCGCCGAACGGATCGCCGCCGGCGCCGTCGAACCGGCCGTCTTCGCCCTCGTCTCCGACTTCGACCGCCCCGACCTCGACCCCGCGGAAAAGGTCCGACGCGCCCGGGAGGCCCTCACGAAGGCCGACCTCGGCTTGCTCCACGTCGGCCTCGGTGACGCCCTCGCGGCCCAGCGAAAACCGATCGAAGCGCGCGCCGCCTACCGCCGCGGCCTCGACGTCGCCGAGGAGCCCGACGTCCGCACCCAGCTCCTCGTCAAGCTCGGCAACCTCGTCGACGACCCCGCCGAGCGCATTCGCCTCTACCAGGAGGCTGTCGTCCTCGACGGAAACCTCCTCTTCGCCGCCGTCGCCCGCCTCTCGCTCGCCTCTCTTCCATCGGCCTGA